The proteins below are encoded in one region of Oncorhynchus masou masou isolate Uvic2021 chromosome 15, UVic_Omas_1.1, whole genome shotgun sequence:
- the LOC135556396 gene encoding paired amphipathic helix protein Sin3b-like isoform X2, which produces MSVTISVIMAKIQAHSNTKQINQIQDKAYVVQKQVQQQHFQKLKVEDALSYLDQVKIRFGNDPGIYNKFLDIMKEFKSQSIDTPGVINRVSQLFHGHPDLVLGFNAFLPPGYRIEIPKNGVVFLQSPFSAQVSPGQGKSMTSPAVSATGSSVAEVGSAQSEAVASPESIYSSSGPPEPPSRLSLPLPSRESPSQPQSSSVSPPASEPSPVEFDSAISYVNKIKNRFLDHPEIYRSFLEILHTYQKEQLEVKESRGHGSSGMTEDEVFSKVASLFKGQEDLLAEFGQFLPDAKRSLFTGSSLTGKDHLKRAEDEDMSKQSKKRPRPMLLPHMTPLLKKKMKFSCSKDQSFASVGKHGVLREFTFFDKLRRFFKSREVYENFLRCIALFNQEVVSGAELLQLVTPFLGKFPELYTQFKSFLGDKELSHSVSGLSDRYMEGGGGREVDYASCKRLGSSYRALPKTYQQPKCSGRTAICKEVLNDTWVSFPSWSEDSTFVSSKKTPYEEQLHRCEDERFELDVVLETNLATIRVLESVQKKLSRLSPEDQDRFRLDDCLGGTSEVIQRRAIYRIYGDKAPEIIEGLKRSPATAVPVVLKRLKAKEEEWREAQQGFNKIWREQYEKAYLKSLDHQGVNFKQNDMKALRSKSLLNEIESVYDERQEQSTEEGGVVQQGRDGSSAPAVSDPHMLFTYEDKQILEDAASLIIYHVKRQPTIHKDDKDHIKRIIQHFVPDLFFSRRGELSETEEWTDEEVEERGDRGGGCGGIPGAVATSGSQQHQHQQQNGESRRRRCASPQTVELGVASSHSLAPVGGEKVDLRDPEAEHQKELDGVYNLFFVNNNWYFFLRLHQTLCQRLLRVYRQAERQLLEHRAEQNRERLLMAECRDLAMELRLKQPSEVELEEYYPAFLDMVRSLLDGNLESTQYEDTLREMFTIHAYIGFTIDKLIQNIIRQLQHLVSDEVCLQVAELYLAERKRGAAGANLSSQCVRTAWETSYQWKSERVMAEENCFKVMFIQNQGQVTLTIELLDTEEAQADDPLDVQCLSSYMEQFVGTESTLCSQNEGYFFKPVFLPRNLRHFRRWQVRQVEAMRCRREWHRQLGVESAGSLDCRFKLNTHKMVFVMNSEDYMYRRGALVKARKSQHRVAVNQHERFDKWHQGWLVEHVTPAAERSVHDWLIGEEEEDMIPCKTTCLNTQVKGLPVNRYQVHYSRKPPSP; this is translated from the exons ATGTCTGTTACTATCTCCGTGATCATGGCGAAAATTCAGGCACACAGCAACACGAAACAAATAAACCAAATTCAAGACAAGGCCTATGTTGTACAAAAGCAAGTGCAACAACAGCACTTTCAAAAACTGAAG GTTGAAGATGCCCTATCATACCTGGACCAAGTCAAAATACGATTTGGGAATGACCCCGGAATATACAACAAATTTCTTGACATAATGAAAGAATTCAAATCACAAAG CATTGACACGCCGGGTGTTATAAACCGTGTGTCTCAGCTCTTCCATGGGCACCCGGACCTCGTCTTAGGATTCAATGCCTTCCTGCCCCCAGGGTATCGGATAGAGATTCCCAAGAATGGCGTGGTTTTCCTTCAGTCCCCATTCTCTGCCCAG GTGTCCCCAGGTCAGGGGAAGAGTATGACAAGCCCTGCTGTGAGTGCCACAGGTTCATCTGTTGCTGAAGTTGGATCTGCCCAAAGTGAAGCTGTGGCATCGCCTGAAAGCATCTACTCATCCTCAGGGCCCCCAGAGCCTCCCAGTAGACTGTCCTTGCCACTCCCCAGCAGAGAGAGCCCATCCCAGCCACAGTCCTCCTCAGTGTCCCCCCCTGCCTCAGAGCCCAGCCCAGTAGAATTTGATAGTGCTATCAGCTATGTCAACAAAATCAAAAACCGCTTCCTAGACCATCCAGAGATCTACAGATCCTTCCTTGAGATACTACACACTTACCAG AAAGAGCAGCTTGAGGTCAAGGAGAGCCGGGGTCATGGTAGTAGTGGAATGACAGAGGATGAAGTTTTCTCAAAAGTGGCCAGCCTCTTCAAAGGCCAAGAGGACTTACTGGCTGAGTTTGGACAGTTCTTACCAGATGCTAAGAGATCACTG TTCACTGGCAGCTCCCTGACTGGGAAAGACCATCTGAAGAGGGCAGAGGATGAGGACATGAGCAAACAGAGCAAGAAGAGACCCAGGCCCATGCTGCTGCCTCACATGACACCACTGCTCAAG aaaAAGATGAAGTTTTCATGCTCCAAAGACCAGTCCTTTGCCTCAGTTGGGAAGCATGGAGTCTTGCGGGAGTTCACTTTTTTTGACAAG CTTCGCCGTTTCTTCAAGAGTCGGGAGGTATACGAGAACTTCCTCCGCTGTATTGCTTTGTTTAACCAGGAAGTGGTTTCGGGAGCAGAGCTGCTGCAGCTTGTCACTCCCTTTCTGGG GAAGTTTCCAGAGCTATATACCCAGTTCAAGTCTTTTCTGGGGGACAAAGAGCTCTCTCATTCAGTGTCTGGCCTGTCAGACCGATACATGGAAGGAGGTGGGGGCAGGGAGGTCGACTATGCCTCTTGCAAGCGCCTGGGATCCAGCTACAGAGCACTACCCAAGACTTACCAGCAGCCCAAGTGCAGCGGTCGCACTGCTATCTGCAAAGAG GTGCTGAATGACACCTGGGTTTCTTTCCCCTCGTGGTCGGAGGACTCTACGTTTGTGAGCTCAAAGAAAACTCCATATGAGGAGCAGCTTCATCGCTGTGAGGACGAAAGGTTTGAG ttgGATGTGGTCCTGGAGACTAACCTGGCCACCATCCGGGTCCTGGAGAGCGTTCAGAAGAAGCTGTCCCGTCTGTCGCCTGAGGACCAGGACCGCTTCCGTCTGGACGATTGTCTGGGAGGCACATCCGAGGTCATCCAGCGCCGAGCCATCTACCGTATCTACGGCGACAAGGCCCCTGAGATTATAGAGGGGCTAAAGAGGAGCCCTGCTACTGCCGTGCCTGTGGTGCTCAAGAG ATTGAAAGcgaaggaggaggagtggagagaagccCAACAGGGCTTCAACAAGATCTGGAGGGAGCAGTATGAGAAGGCCTACCTCAAGTCCCTGGACCACCAGGGGGTCAACTTCAAGCAGAATGACATGAAGGCCCTTCGATCCAAAAGCTTGCTCAATGAGATTGAAAGTGTTTATGATGAG CGTCAGGAGCAGAGCACAGAGGAGGGGGGCGTGGTCCAGCAGGGACGTGACGGGAGCAGTGCGCCAGCGGTCAGCGATCCCCACATGTTGTTCACCTACGAGGACAAGCAGATCCTGGAGGACGCCGCCTCTCTCATCATCTACCACGTCAAACGCCAGCCCACCATCCACAAGGACGACAAGGACCACATCAAGCGCATCATCCAGCACTTTGTCCCCGACCTCTTCTTCTCCCGCCGCGGCGAGCTCAGCGAGACGGAGGAGTGGACGGacgaggaggtggaggagagaggagaccggGGAGGAGGATGTGGCGGTATACCAGGAGCCGTAGCAACATCAGGCAGTCAGCAACATCAGCATCAGCAGCAGAACGGGGAGTCGAGGCGGCGGCGCTGCGCCTCTCCCCAGACAGTGGAGCTGGGTGTAGCCTCGTCCCATAGCCTGGCTCCAGTGGGAGGGGAGAAGGTGGACCTGAGAGACCCTGAGGCAGAGCACCAGAAGGAGCTGGACGGAGTCTACAACCTGTTCTTCGTCAACAACAACTGGTACTTCTTCCTACGGCTTCACCAGACACTGTGCCAGCGGCTGCTGAGGGTGTACCGGCAGGCGGAGAGGCAACTGCTGGAGCACCGGGCAGAGCAGAACCGTGAGAGGCTTCTGATGGCCGAGTGCCGGGACCTGGCCATGGAGCTCCGCCTCAAACAGCCCA GTGAGGTAGAACTGGAGGAGTACTACCCAGCGTTCCTGGATATGGTGCGCAGTCTTCTGGATGGGAACCTGGAGTCCACACAGTATGAGGACACATTGCGGGAGATGTTCACCATCCACGCCTACATTGGCTTCACCATCGACAAGCTCAtccagaacatcattagacag CTGCAGCACCTGGTGAGTGATGAGGTGTGTCTTCAGGTGGCTGAGCTGTACCTGGCCGAGAGGAAGAGGGGTGCGGCGGGGGCTAACCTGTCGTCCCAGTGTGTGAGAACAGCCTGGGAGACCAGCTACCAGTGGAAGTCGGAGAGGGTCATGGCTGAGGAGAACTGCTTTAAG GTAATGTTCATTCAGAACCAAGGCCAGGTGACCTTGACCATTGAGCTGCTGGACACAGAGGAGGCCCAGGCTGATGACCCATTGGATGTACAG tGCCTGTCCAGCTATATGGAACAGTTTGTAGGGACAGAGTCAACGCTTTGCTCGCAGAACGAAGGCTACTTTTTCAAACCGGTATTTTTGCCCAG gaaccTGAGGCACTTCAGACGCTGGCAGGTGCGCCAGGTGGAGGCGATGCGCTGCAGACGGGAGTGGCACAGACAGCTGGGAGTGGAGAGTGCTGGCAGTCTGGACTGCCGCTTTAAACTCAACACCCACAAGATGGTGTTCGTCATGAACTCTGAGGACTACATGTACCGCCGGGGAGCGCTGGTCAAAGCCAGGAAG tcccagCACAGGGTTGCTGTGAACCAGCATGAGCGCTTTGACAAGTGGCACCAGGGCTGGCTGGTGGAGCACGTGACCCCGGCGGCCGAGCGCTCGGTCCACGACTGGCTCataggtgaggaggaggaggacatgaTTCCGTGCAAGACCACCTGCCTCAACACACAGGTCAAAGGCCTGCCTGTCAACAGATACCAGGTGCATTACAGTAGGAAACCTCCCTCTCCgtag
- the LOC135556396 gene encoding paired amphipathic helix protein Sin3b-like isoform X1 — protein MSVTISVIMAKIQAHSNTKQINQIQDKAYVVQKQVQQQHFQKLKVEDALSYLDQVKIRFGNDPGIYNKFLDIMKEFKSQSIDTPGVINRVSQLFHGHPDLVLGFNAFLPPGYRIEIPKNGVVFLQSPFSAQVSPGQGKSMTSPAVSATGSSVAEVGSAQSEAVASPESIYSSSGPPEPPSRLSLPLPSRESPSQPQSSSVSPPASEPSPVEFDSAISYVNKIKNRFLDHPEIYRSFLEILHTYQVHCVINMKEQLEVKESRGHGSSGMTEDEVFSKVASLFKGQEDLLAEFGQFLPDAKRSLFTGSSLTGKDHLKRAEDEDMSKQSKKRPRPMLLPHMTPLLKKKMKFSCSKDQSFASVGKHGVLREFTFFDKLRRFFKSREVYENFLRCIALFNQEVVSGAELLQLVTPFLGKFPELYTQFKSFLGDKELSHSVSGLSDRYMEGGGGREVDYASCKRLGSSYRALPKTYQQPKCSGRTAICKEVLNDTWVSFPSWSEDSTFVSSKKTPYEEQLHRCEDERFELDVVLETNLATIRVLESVQKKLSRLSPEDQDRFRLDDCLGGTSEVIQRRAIYRIYGDKAPEIIEGLKRSPATAVPVVLKRLKAKEEEWREAQQGFNKIWREQYEKAYLKSLDHQGVNFKQNDMKALRSKSLLNEIESVYDERQEQSTEEGGVVQQGRDGSSAPAVSDPHMLFTYEDKQILEDAASLIIYHVKRQPTIHKDDKDHIKRIIQHFVPDLFFSRRGELSETEEWTDEEVEERGDRGGGCGGIPGAVATSGSQQHQHQQQNGESRRRRCASPQTVELGVASSHSLAPVGGEKVDLRDPEAEHQKELDGVYNLFFVNNNWYFFLRLHQTLCQRLLRVYRQAERQLLEHRAEQNRERLLMAECRDLAMELRLKQPSEVELEEYYPAFLDMVRSLLDGNLESTQYEDTLREMFTIHAYIGFTIDKLIQNIIRQLQHLVSDEVCLQVAELYLAERKRGAAGANLSSQCVRTAWETSYQWKSERVMAEENCFKVMFIQNQGQVTLTIELLDTEEAQADDPLDVQCLSSYMEQFVGTESTLCSQNEGYFFKPVFLPRNLRHFRRWQVRQVEAMRCRREWHRQLGVESAGSLDCRFKLNTHKMVFVMNSEDYMYRRGALVKARKSQHRVAVNQHERFDKWHQGWLVEHVTPAAERSVHDWLIGEEEEDMIPCKTTCLNTQVKGLPVNRYQVHYSRKPPSP, from the exons ATGTCTGTTACTATCTCCGTGATCATGGCGAAAATTCAGGCACACAGCAACACGAAACAAATAAACCAAATTCAAGACAAGGCCTATGTTGTACAAAAGCAAGTGCAACAACAGCACTTTCAAAAACTGAAG GTTGAAGATGCCCTATCATACCTGGACCAAGTCAAAATACGATTTGGGAATGACCCCGGAATATACAACAAATTTCTTGACATAATGAAAGAATTCAAATCACAAAG CATTGACACGCCGGGTGTTATAAACCGTGTGTCTCAGCTCTTCCATGGGCACCCGGACCTCGTCTTAGGATTCAATGCCTTCCTGCCCCCAGGGTATCGGATAGAGATTCCCAAGAATGGCGTGGTTTTCCTTCAGTCCCCATTCTCTGCCCAG GTGTCCCCAGGTCAGGGGAAGAGTATGACAAGCCCTGCTGTGAGTGCCACAGGTTCATCTGTTGCTGAAGTTGGATCTGCCCAAAGTGAAGCTGTGGCATCGCCTGAAAGCATCTACTCATCCTCAGGGCCCCCAGAGCCTCCCAGTAGACTGTCCTTGCCACTCCCCAGCAGAGAGAGCCCATCCCAGCCACAGTCCTCCTCAGTGTCCCCCCCTGCCTCAGAGCCCAGCCCAGTAGAATTTGATAGTGCTATCAGCTATGTCAACAAAATCAAAAACCGCTTCCTAGACCATCCAGAGATCTACAGATCCTTCCTTGAGATACTACACACTTACCAGGTACACTGTGTCATCAATATG AAAGAGCAGCTTGAGGTCAAGGAGAGCCGGGGTCATGGTAGTAGTGGAATGACAGAGGATGAAGTTTTCTCAAAAGTGGCCAGCCTCTTCAAAGGCCAAGAGGACTTACTGGCTGAGTTTGGACAGTTCTTACCAGATGCTAAGAGATCACTG TTCACTGGCAGCTCCCTGACTGGGAAAGACCATCTGAAGAGGGCAGAGGATGAGGACATGAGCAAACAGAGCAAGAAGAGACCCAGGCCCATGCTGCTGCCTCACATGACACCACTGCTCAAG aaaAAGATGAAGTTTTCATGCTCCAAAGACCAGTCCTTTGCCTCAGTTGGGAAGCATGGAGTCTTGCGGGAGTTCACTTTTTTTGACAAG CTTCGCCGTTTCTTCAAGAGTCGGGAGGTATACGAGAACTTCCTCCGCTGTATTGCTTTGTTTAACCAGGAAGTGGTTTCGGGAGCAGAGCTGCTGCAGCTTGTCACTCCCTTTCTGGG GAAGTTTCCAGAGCTATATACCCAGTTCAAGTCTTTTCTGGGGGACAAAGAGCTCTCTCATTCAGTGTCTGGCCTGTCAGACCGATACATGGAAGGAGGTGGGGGCAGGGAGGTCGACTATGCCTCTTGCAAGCGCCTGGGATCCAGCTACAGAGCACTACCCAAGACTTACCAGCAGCCCAAGTGCAGCGGTCGCACTGCTATCTGCAAAGAG GTGCTGAATGACACCTGGGTTTCTTTCCCCTCGTGGTCGGAGGACTCTACGTTTGTGAGCTCAAAGAAAACTCCATATGAGGAGCAGCTTCATCGCTGTGAGGACGAAAGGTTTGAG ttgGATGTGGTCCTGGAGACTAACCTGGCCACCATCCGGGTCCTGGAGAGCGTTCAGAAGAAGCTGTCCCGTCTGTCGCCTGAGGACCAGGACCGCTTCCGTCTGGACGATTGTCTGGGAGGCACATCCGAGGTCATCCAGCGCCGAGCCATCTACCGTATCTACGGCGACAAGGCCCCTGAGATTATAGAGGGGCTAAAGAGGAGCCCTGCTACTGCCGTGCCTGTGGTGCTCAAGAG ATTGAAAGcgaaggaggaggagtggagagaagccCAACAGGGCTTCAACAAGATCTGGAGGGAGCAGTATGAGAAGGCCTACCTCAAGTCCCTGGACCACCAGGGGGTCAACTTCAAGCAGAATGACATGAAGGCCCTTCGATCCAAAAGCTTGCTCAATGAGATTGAAAGTGTTTATGATGAG CGTCAGGAGCAGAGCACAGAGGAGGGGGGCGTGGTCCAGCAGGGACGTGACGGGAGCAGTGCGCCAGCGGTCAGCGATCCCCACATGTTGTTCACCTACGAGGACAAGCAGATCCTGGAGGACGCCGCCTCTCTCATCATCTACCACGTCAAACGCCAGCCCACCATCCACAAGGACGACAAGGACCACATCAAGCGCATCATCCAGCACTTTGTCCCCGACCTCTTCTTCTCCCGCCGCGGCGAGCTCAGCGAGACGGAGGAGTGGACGGacgaggaggtggaggagagaggagaccggGGAGGAGGATGTGGCGGTATACCAGGAGCCGTAGCAACATCAGGCAGTCAGCAACATCAGCATCAGCAGCAGAACGGGGAGTCGAGGCGGCGGCGCTGCGCCTCTCCCCAGACAGTGGAGCTGGGTGTAGCCTCGTCCCATAGCCTGGCTCCAGTGGGAGGGGAGAAGGTGGACCTGAGAGACCCTGAGGCAGAGCACCAGAAGGAGCTGGACGGAGTCTACAACCTGTTCTTCGTCAACAACAACTGGTACTTCTTCCTACGGCTTCACCAGACACTGTGCCAGCGGCTGCTGAGGGTGTACCGGCAGGCGGAGAGGCAACTGCTGGAGCACCGGGCAGAGCAGAACCGTGAGAGGCTTCTGATGGCCGAGTGCCGGGACCTGGCCATGGAGCTCCGCCTCAAACAGCCCA GTGAGGTAGAACTGGAGGAGTACTACCCAGCGTTCCTGGATATGGTGCGCAGTCTTCTGGATGGGAACCTGGAGTCCACACAGTATGAGGACACATTGCGGGAGATGTTCACCATCCACGCCTACATTGGCTTCACCATCGACAAGCTCAtccagaacatcattagacag CTGCAGCACCTGGTGAGTGATGAGGTGTGTCTTCAGGTGGCTGAGCTGTACCTGGCCGAGAGGAAGAGGGGTGCGGCGGGGGCTAACCTGTCGTCCCAGTGTGTGAGAACAGCCTGGGAGACCAGCTACCAGTGGAAGTCGGAGAGGGTCATGGCTGAGGAGAACTGCTTTAAG GTAATGTTCATTCAGAACCAAGGCCAGGTGACCTTGACCATTGAGCTGCTGGACACAGAGGAGGCCCAGGCTGATGACCCATTGGATGTACAG tGCCTGTCCAGCTATATGGAACAGTTTGTAGGGACAGAGTCAACGCTTTGCTCGCAGAACGAAGGCTACTTTTTCAAACCGGTATTTTTGCCCAG gaaccTGAGGCACTTCAGACGCTGGCAGGTGCGCCAGGTGGAGGCGATGCGCTGCAGACGGGAGTGGCACAGACAGCTGGGAGTGGAGAGTGCTGGCAGTCTGGACTGCCGCTTTAAACTCAACACCCACAAGATGGTGTTCGTCATGAACTCTGAGGACTACATGTACCGCCGGGGAGCGCTGGTCAAAGCCAGGAAG tcccagCACAGGGTTGCTGTGAACCAGCATGAGCGCTTTGACAAGTGGCACCAGGGCTGGCTGGTGGAGCACGTGACCCCGGCGGCCGAGCGCTCGGTCCACGACTGGCTCataggtgaggaggaggaggacatgaTTCCGTGCAAGACCACCTGCCTCAACACACAGGTCAAAGGCCTGCCTGTCAACAGATACCAGGTGCATTACAGTAGGAAACCTCCCTCTCCgtag
- the LOC135556396 gene encoding paired amphipathic helix protein Sin3b-like isoform X3, which translates to MKEFKSQSIDTPGVINRVSQLFHGHPDLVLGFNAFLPPGYRIEIPKNGVVFLQSPFSAQVSPGQGKSMTSPAVSATGSSVAEVGSAQSEAVASPESIYSSSGPPEPPSRLSLPLPSRESPSQPQSSSVSPPASEPSPVEFDSAISYVNKIKNRFLDHPEIYRSFLEILHTYQVHCVINMKEQLEVKESRGHGSSGMTEDEVFSKVASLFKGQEDLLAEFGQFLPDAKRSLFTGSSLTGKDHLKRAEDEDMSKQSKKRPRPMLLPHMTPLLKKKMKFSCSKDQSFASVGKHGVLREFTFFDKLRRFFKSREVYENFLRCIALFNQEVVSGAELLQLVTPFLGKFPELYTQFKSFLGDKELSHSVSGLSDRYMEGGGGREVDYASCKRLGSSYRALPKTYQQPKCSGRTAICKEVLNDTWVSFPSWSEDSTFVSSKKTPYEEQLHRCEDERFELDVVLETNLATIRVLESVQKKLSRLSPEDQDRFRLDDCLGGTSEVIQRRAIYRIYGDKAPEIIEGLKRSPATAVPVVLKRLKAKEEEWREAQQGFNKIWREQYEKAYLKSLDHQGVNFKQNDMKALRSKSLLNEIESVYDERQEQSTEEGGVVQQGRDGSSAPAVSDPHMLFTYEDKQILEDAASLIIYHVKRQPTIHKDDKDHIKRIIQHFVPDLFFSRRGELSETEEWTDEEVEERGDRGGGCGGIPGAVATSGSQQHQHQQQNGESRRRRCASPQTVELGVASSHSLAPVGGEKVDLRDPEAEHQKELDGVYNLFFVNNNWYFFLRLHQTLCQRLLRVYRQAERQLLEHRAEQNRERLLMAECRDLAMELRLKQPSEVELEEYYPAFLDMVRSLLDGNLESTQYEDTLREMFTIHAYIGFTIDKLIQNIIRQLQHLVSDEVCLQVAELYLAERKRGAAGANLSSQCVRTAWETSYQWKSERVMAEENCFKVMFIQNQGQVTLTIELLDTEEAQADDPLDVQCLSSYMEQFVGTESTLCSQNEGYFFKPVFLPRNLRHFRRWQVRQVEAMRCRREWHRQLGVESAGSLDCRFKLNTHKMVFVMNSEDYMYRRGALVKARKSQHRVAVNQHERFDKWHQGWLVEHVTPAAERSVHDWLIGEEEEDMIPCKTTCLNTQVKGLPVNRYQVHYSRKPPSP; encoded by the exons ATGAAAGAATTCAAATCACAAAG CATTGACACGCCGGGTGTTATAAACCGTGTGTCTCAGCTCTTCCATGGGCACCCGGACCTCGTCTTAGGATTCAATGCCTTCCTGCCCCCAGGGTATCGGATAGAGATTCCCAAGAATGGCGTGGTTTTCCTTCAGTCCCCATTCTCTGCCCAG GTGTCCCCAGGTCAGGGGAAGAGTATGACAAGCCCTGCTGTGAGTGCCACAGGTTCATCTGTTGCTGAAGTTGGATCTGCCCAAAGTGAAGCTGTGGCATCGCCTGAAAGCATCTACTCATCCTCAGGGCCCCCAGAGCCTCCCAGTAGACTGTCCTTGCCACTCCCCAGCAGAGAGAGCCCATCCCAGCCACAGTCCTCCTCAGTGTCCCCCCCTGCCTCAGAGCCCAGCCCAGTAGAATTTGATAGTGCTATCAGCTATGTCAACAAAATCAAAAACCGCTTCCTAGACCATCCAGAGATCTACAGATCCTTCCTTGAGATACTACACACTTACCAGGTACACTGTGTCATCAATATG AAAGAGCAGCTTGAGGTCAAGGAGAGCCGGGGTCATGGTAGTAGTGGAATGACAGAGGATGAAGTTTTCTCAAAAGTGGCCAGCCTCTTCAAAGGCCAAGAGGACTTACTGGCTGAGTTTGGACAGTTCTTACCAGATGCTAAGAGATCACTG TTCACTGGCAGCTCCCTGACTGGGAAAGACCATCTGAAGAGGGCAGAGGATGAGGACATGAGCAAACAGAGCAAGAAGAGACCCAGGCCCATGCTGCTGCCTCACATGACACCACTGCTCAAG aaaAAGATGAAGTTTTCATGCTCCAAAGACCAGTCCTTTGCCTCAGTTGGGAAGCATGGAGTCTTGCGGGAGTTCACTTTTTTTGACAAG CTTCGCCGTTTCTTCAAGAGTCGGGAGGTATACGAGAACTTCCTCCGCTGTATTGCTTTGTTTAACCAGGAAGTGGTTTCGGGAGCAGAGCTGCTGCAGCTTGTCACTCCCTTTCTGGG GAAGTTTCCAGAGCTATATACCCAGTTCAAGTCTTTTCTGGGGGACAAAGAGCTCTCTCATTCAGTGTCTGGCCTGTCAGACCGATACATGGAAGGAGGTGGGGGCAGGGAGGTCGACTATGCCTCTTGCAAGCGCCTGGGATCCAGCTACAGAGCACTACCCAAGACTTACCAGCAGCCCAAGTGCAGCGGTCGCACTGCTATCTGCAAAGAG GTGCTGAATGACACCTGGGTTTCTTTCCCCTCGTGGTCGGAGGACTCTACGTTTGTGAGCTCAAAGAAAACTCCATATGAGGAGCAGCTTCATCGCTGTGAGGACGAAAGGTTTGAG ttgGATGTGGTCCTGGAGACTAACCTGGCCACCATCCGGGTCCTGGAGAGCGTTCAGAAGAAGCTGTCCCGTCTGTCGCCTGAGGACCAGGACCGCTTCCGTCTGGACGATTGTCTGGGAGGCACATCCGAGGTCATCCAGCGCCGAGCCATCTACCGTATCTACGGCGACAAGGCCCCTGAGATTATAGAGGGGCTAAAGAGGAGCCCTGCTACTGCCGTGCCTGTGGTGCTCAAGAG ATTGAAAGcgaaggaggaggagtggagagaagccCAACAGGGCTTCAACAAGATCTGGAGGGAGCAGTATGAGAAGGCCTACCTCAAGTCCCTGGACCACCAGGGGGTCAACTTCAAGCAGAATGACATGAAGGCCCTTCGATCCAAAAGCTTGCTCAATGAGATTGAAAGTGTTTATGATGAG CGTCAGGAGCAGAGCACAGAGGAGGGGGGCGTGGTCCAGCAGGGACGTGACGGGAGCAGTGCGCCAGCGGTCAGCGATCCCCACATGTTGTTCACCTACGAGGACAAGCAGATCCTGGAGGACGCCGCCTCTCTCATCATCTACCACGTCAAACGCCAGCCCACCATCCACAAGGACGACAAGGACCACATCAAGCGCATCATCCAGCACTTTGTCCCCGACCTCTTCTTCTCCCGCCGCGGCGAGCTCAGCGAGACGGAGGAGTGGACGGacgaggaggtggaggagagaggagaccggGGAGGAGGATGTGGCGGTATACCAGGAGCCGTAGCAACATCAGGCAGTCAGCAACATCAGCATCAGCAGCAGAACGGGGAGTCGAGGCGGCGGCGCTGCGCCTCTCCCCAGACAGTGGAGCTGGGTGTAGCCTCGTCCCATAGCCTGGCTCCAGTGGGAGGGGAGAAGGTGGACCTGAGAGACCCTGAGGCAGAGCACCAGAAGGAGCTGGACGGAGTCTACAACCTGTTCTTCGTCAACAACAACTGGTACTTCTTCCTACGGCTTCACCAGACACTGTGCCAGCGGCTGCTGAGGGTGTACCGGCAGGCGGAGAGGCAACTGCTGGAGCACCGGGCAGAGCAGAACCGTGAGAGGCTTCTGATGGCCGAGTGCCGGGACCTGGCCATGGAGCTCCGCCTCAAACAGCCCA GTGAGGTAGAACTGGAGGAGTACTACCCAGCGTTCCTGGATATGGTGCGCAGTCTTCTGGATGGGAACCTGGAGTCCACACAGTATGAGGACACATTGCGGGAGATGTTCACCATCCACGCCTACATTGGCTTCACCATCGACAAGCTCAtccagaacatcattagacag CTGCAGCACCTGGTGAGTGATGAGGTGTGTCTTCAGGTGGCTGAGCTGTACCTGGCCGAGAGGAAGAGGGGTGCGGCGGGGGCTAACCTGTCGTCCCAGTGTGTGAGAACAGCCTGGGAGACCAGCTACCAGTGGAAGTCGGAGAGGGTCATGGCTGAGGAGAACTGCTTTAAG GTAATGTTCATTCAGAACCAAGGCCAGGTGACCTTGACCATTGAGCTGCTGGACACAGAGGAGGCCCAGGCTGATGACCCATTGGATGTACAG tGCCTGTCCAGCTATATGGAACAGTTTGTAGGGACAGAGTCAACGCTTTGCTCGCAGAACGAAGGCTACTTTTTCAAACCGGTATTTTTGCCCAG gaaccTGAGGCACTTCAGACGCTGGCAGGTGCGCCAGGTGGAGGCGATGCGCTGCAGACGGGAGTGGCACAGACAGCTGGGAGTGGAGAGTGCTGGCAGTCTGGACTGCCGCTTTAAACTCAACACCCACAAGATGGTGTTCGTCATGAACTCTGAGGACTACATGTACCGCCGGGGAGCGCTGGTCAAAGCCAGGAAG tcccagCACAGGGTTGCTGTGAACCAGCATGAGCGCTTTGACAAGTGGCACCAGGGCTGGCTGGTGGAGCACGTGACCCCGGCGGCCGAGCGCTCGGTCCACGACTGGCTCataggtgaggaggaggaggacatgaTTCCGTGCAAGACCACCTGCCTCAACACACAGGTCAAAGGCCTGCCTGTCAACAGATACCAGGTGCATTACAGTAGGAAACCTCCCTCTCCgtag